In Sphingobium sp. B2D3C, a genomic segment contains:
- the accD gene encoding acetyl-CoA carboxylase, carboxyltransferase subunit beta, with protein MSWLNRVRNALPFIAKKAETPDNLWHKCTSCGQMIFQKEWDENLSVCPRCDHHGRIGPHTRFAHIFDDGTMHILPAPVVKEDPLKFRDSKRYTDRLKAARAQTGDQDALINASGRIDGQPVVVGVQNFAFMGGSMGTAVGAAFVAGVQEAVRQSCPYVIFTAAGGARMQEGILSLMQMPRATVAVQQLRAAGLPYIVVLTDPTTGGVTASYAMLGDVQIAEPNALIAFAGARVIENTIREKLPEGFQRAEYLLAHGMIDMVTHRKEMKATLAKTIGYLTTKQAA; from the coding sequence ATGAGCTGGCTGAACCGCGTTCGCAATGCCCTGCCCTTCATCGCCAAGAAGGCCGAGACACCGGACAATCTCTGGCACAAATGCACGAGCTGCGGCCAGATGATCTTCCAGAAGGAATGGGACGAGAATCTCTCGGTGTGCCCGCGCTGCGACCATCATGGCCGGATCGGCCCGCACACCCGCTTCGCGCACATCTTCGACGACGGCACGATGCACATCCTGCCCGCACCGGTGGTCAAGGAAGACCCGCTCAAGTTCCGCGATTCCAAGCGTTACACCGATCGCTTGAAGGCCGCTCGCGCGCAGACCGGCGACCAGGATGCGCTGATCAATGCCTCCGGCCGGATCGATGGCCAGCCTGTCGTTGTCGGCGTGCAAAACTTTGCCTTCATGGGCGGCTCGATGGGCACGGCGGTTGGCGCGGCCTTCGTCGCGGGCGTGCAGGAAGCCGTGCGCCAGTCCTGCCCTTATGTGATCTTTACCGCCGCTGGTGGCGCGCGGATGCAGGAGGGCATCCTTTCGCTGATGCAGATGCCCCGCGCCACCGTCGCCGTGCAGCAACTGCGCGCGGCGGGCCTGCCCTACATCGTGGTGCTGACCGATCCGACCACCGGGGGCGTGACCGCCAGCTATGCAATGCTGGGTGACGTGCAGATTGCCGAGCCCAATGCGCTGATCGCCTTCGCAGGTGCCCGCGTGATCGAGAACACCATCCGCGAGAAGCTGCCCGAGGGCTTCCAGCGGGCCGAATATCTGCTCGCGCACGGCATGATTGACATGGTGACGCATCGCAAGGAAATGAAGGCGACGCTGGCCAAGACGATCGGCTATCTGACGACGAAGCAAGCGGCATAA
- the trpA gene encoding tryptophan synthase subunit alpha, which translates to MNRLTSTFARTRSEGRAALVTFVTGGDPTPADTASVLDALVAGGADVIELGMPFTDPMADGQAIQSANLRALAAGISTAKIFEIAAAFRARHPETPLVLMGYANPMTVRGADWFAAECAKAAVDGVICVDIPPEEDAELGPALRGAGVSLIRLATPTTDAARLPAVLEGASGFLYYVSVAGITGLQQAAQTSIESAVAKLKAATDLPVAVGFGVRTPEQAAAIGAVAEGVVVGSAIVELVGKHGAQAAGPVRDFVATLRAALNQKEKAA; encoded by the coding sequence ATGAACCGCCTCACCTCCACCTTCGCCCGCACCCGCTCAGAAGGGCGCGCCGCACTCGTCACCTTCGTCACCGGCGGCGATCCGACGCCTGCTGACACGGCCTCTGTGCTCGATGCGCTGGTCGCGGGCGGCGCGGATGTGATCGAGCTGGGGATGCCGTTCACTGATCCCATGGCGGACGGGCAGGCCATTCAGTCCGCCAATCTGCGCGCGCTGGCGGCGGGGATCAGCACGGCGAAGATATTCGAGATCGCCGCCGCCTTCCGCGCCCGCCATCCGGAGACGCCTCTGGTGTTGATGGGCTATGCCAACCCGATGACCGTGCGCGGCGCCGACTGGTTCGCCGCCGAATGCGCCAAGGCGGCCGTCGATGGCGTGATTTGCGTCGACATTCCGCCCGAGGAAGATGCCGAGCTTGGCCCGGCGCTGCGCGGCGCTGGCGTCTCGCTGATCCGCCTTGCGACGCCGACCACGGACGCCGCGCGTCTGCCGGCTGTGCTGGAGGGGGCCTCGGGCTTCCTCTATTATGTGTCCGTCGCCGGGATCACGGGTCTTCAACAGGCCGCGCAGACCAGCATCGAGTCCGCTGTCGCCAAACTCAAGGCCGCAACCGATCTGCCCGTCGCCGTCGGCTTCGGCGTACGCACGCCCGAGCAGGCCGCCGCCATCGGCGCGGTGGCTGAAGGGGTCGTCGTCGGCTCGGCCATCGTCGAGCTGGTCGGCAAGCACGGCGCCCAGGCTGCTGGCCCGGTTCGAGACTTCGTGGCGACCCTGCGCGCCGCGCTCAATCAGAAGGAGAAAGCCGCATGA
- the trpB gene encoding tryptophan synthase subunit beta, whose product MTAATTLPNSRPNSLRALPDERGHFGQFGGRYVAETLMPLILDLEREYRAAKEDPAFEAEFNGLMTHYVGRPSPLYFAERLTAYYRERAKPGFGAKIYFKREELNHTGAHKINNCIGQILLAIRMGKTRIIAETGAGQHGVATATVCARFGLPCTIFMGAKDIERQQPNVFRMKLLGAEVRPVTSGSQSLKDAMNEALRDWVATVENTFYIIGTAAGPHPYPELVRDFQSVIGKETREQMLAAEGRLPDLLIAAVGGGSNAIGMFHPFLDDPDVAMVGTEAAGHGIDTDKHAASLTGGKPGILHGNKTYLLQDENGQITEAHSISAGLDYPGIGPEHSWLHESGRVRYVPVTDVQALDAFQLCSQQEGIIPALESAHALAALEAEATAMPQDKLIVVNVSGRGDKDIFTVAQALGAKI is encoded by the coding sequence GTGACTGCTGCAACCACCCTCCCCAATTCCCGCCCCAATTCCTTGCGCGCCCTGCCCGACGAGCGCGGCCATTTCGGCCAGTTCGGCGGCCGTTATGTGGCCGAGACGCTGATGCCGCTCATCCTCGACCTGGAGCGCGAGTATCGCGCCGCCAAGGAAGACCCGGCTTTCGAAGCCGAGTTCAATGGCCTGATGACGCATTATGTCGGCCGCCCCTCACCGCTCTACTTCGCGGAACGGCTGACCGCTTATTATCGCGAGCGCGCCAAGCCCGGTTTCGGCGCCAAGATCTATTTCAAGCGCGAGGAGCTTAATCACACCGGCGCGCACAAGATCAACAATTGCATCGGCCAGATTCTGCTCGCGATCCGGATGGGCAAGACGCGGATCATCGCCGAGACCGGCGCCGGCCAGCATGGCGTGGCGACGGCCACCGTCTGCGCCCGCTTCGGCCTGCCCTGTACCATCTTCATGGGCGCCAAGGACATCGAGCGGCAGCAGCCCAACGTCTTCCGCATGAAGCTGCTCGGCGCGGAAGTGCGCCCGGTCACCAGCGGCTCGCAAAGCCTCAAGGATGCGATGAACGAGGCCCTGCGCGATTGGGTGGCGACGGTAGAGAACACCTTCTACATCATCGGCACCGCCGCTGGGCCGCACCCCTATCCGGAGCTGGTGCGCGACTTCCAGAGCGTGATCGGCAAGGAAACGCGCGAGCAGATGCTCGCCGCCGAAGGGCGCCTGCCCGATCTGCTGATCGCGGCCGTCGGCGGTGGCTCCAATGCCATCGGGATGTTCCACCCGTTCCTGGACGATCCCGATGTGGCGATGGTCGGCACCGAGGCAGCGGGCCACGGCATCGATACGGACAAGCACGCCGCCAGCCTCACCGGCGGCAAGCCCGGCATCCTCCATGGCAACAAGACCTATTTGCTGCAGGACGAGAACGGCCAGATCACCGAAGCCCATTCGATCTCGGCGGGCCTCGATTATCCCGGCATCGGCCCCGAGCATAGCTGGTTGCACGAGAGCGGCCGCGTACGCTACGTGCCGGTGACCGATGTGCAGGCTCTGGACGCGTTCCAGCTCTGCTCGCAGCAGGAAGGCATCATCCCCGCCCTCGAAAGCGCCCACGCTCTCGCGGCGCTGGAGGCGGAGGCTACGGCGATGCCGCAGGACAAGCTGATCGTCGTCAACGTCTCCGGCCGCGGCGACAAGGACATCTTCACCGTCGCCCAGGCACTGGGAGCGAAGATATGA
- a CDS encoding TIGR02281 family clan AA aspartic protease, whose protein sequence is MTTNPEWLHLALYAGGAALILILIFKIPYVGRALRALFSFALLAFALFVLFQQAPFDPSLSRFSSRLGIDSQQVVGDEVRIRMSPDGHFWATAQINGIDRRMLIDSGATVTALSTGTADLAGVPRGASLLPVVLQTANGTVQAETGTVERLGIGPLTAQNLKVVISPALGDMDVLGMNFLSQLASWRVEERTLILVPAPPA, encoded by the coding sequence ATGACGACCAACCCCGAATGGCTTCACCTTGCGCTCTACGCGGGCGGTGCGGCGCTGATCCTCATTCTGATCTTCAAAATCCCCTATGTGGGACGGGCTCTGCGCGCCCTGTTTTCGTTCGCCTTGCTGGCATTTGCCCTGTTCGTCCTGTTTCAGCAGGCACCATTCGACCCGTCCCTGTCCCGCTTCAGCAGCCGCCTCGGGATCGACTCTCAGCAGGTCGTTGGCGACGAGGTGCGCATCCGGATGTCGCCCGATGGCCATTTCTGGGCGACGGCGCAAATCAACGGCATCGACCGGCGGATGCTCATCGATAGCGGCGCCACCGTCACAGCGCTGTCCACGGGGACGGCAGACCTGGCAGGCGTGCCCCGCGGGGCCAGCCTGCTGCCGGTCGTGCTCCAGACAGCGAACGGAACAGTGCAGGCGGAAACGGGCACCGTCGAGCGCCTCGGGATCGGCCCGCTAACCGCCCAAAATCTCAAGGTCGTGATATCCCCCGCGCTGGGTGACATGGACGTGCTCGGCATGAACTTTCTCTCACAACTGGCCTCCTGGCGCGTGGAGGAGCGAACCCTGATCCTCGTGCCCGCCCCGCCGGCCTGA
- a CDS encoding phosphoribosylanthranilate isomerase: MPKVAIKICGVKTAEAIDAAVRGGASHVGLNYFPPSPRYLAPDRVSLIAARVPAHVKRVGVLVDPSDDLIDTLVAAGGMEIAQLHGRETPERAAAIRQRTGLEVWKVISVKTAADLATGVAYAGAADFLLYDAKTPDGAALPGGMGLRFDWRLLAGHRPPLPWGLSGGLDAENVADAIRLTGAPLVDVSSGIESAPGVKDVAKIADFCRAAQAG; the protein is encoded by the coding sequence ATGCCCAAGGTCGCCATCAAGATTTGCGGGGTGAAGACCGCCGAGGCTATCGATGCGGCCGTGCGTGGCGGCGCGAGCCATGTCGGCCTCAATTATTTCCCGCCCAGCCCGCGTTATCTCGCGCCCGATCGGGTGAGCCTCATCGCCGCGCGGGTGCCGGCCCATGTGAAGCGGGTGGGCGTTCTCGTCGATCCGAGCGATGATCTGATCGATACGCTCGTCGCTGCCGGCGGCATGGAGATTGCCCAGCTGCATGGCCGCGAGACCCCTGAGCGGGCTGCGGCCATCCGCCAGCGCACCGGGCTGGAGGTCTGGAAAGTCATCTCCGTAAAGACCGCCGCCGATCTCGCCACTGGTGTGGCTTATGCGGGCGCGGCAGACTTCCTGCTCTACGATGCCAAGACACCGGATGGCGCGGCTCTGCCCGGCGGCATGGGCCTGCGCTTTGACTGGCGGCTGCTCGCCGGCCATCGCCCGCCGCTGCCCTGGGGCCTCTCTGGCGGGCTGGATGCGGAGAATGTCGCCGATGCCATTCGCCTGACTGGTGCGCCGCTGGTGGATGTCTCTTCCGGCATCGAGAGCGCGCCGGGCGTCAAGGATGTGGCCAAGATCGCTGACTTTTGCCGTGCGGCGCAGGCTGGCTGA
- a CDS encoding NUDIX hydrolase, translated as MWEGRFITAKRRGRWEYVSRARGIRAAVIIAIDEGADGRHILLVDQFRVPLGRRCIELPAGLVGDESAGEEPGLAAARELEEETGYRAGRMEDLGEYWSSPGMVSESFTLFRAFDLEKVGDGGGVPGEDIRVHRVPLAGFADWITARREEGYAVDVKLLTLLGGAMIR; from the coding sequence ATGTGGGAGGGCCGGTTCATCACCGCCAAGCGACGTGGTCGCTGGGAATATGTCTCGCGCGCCCGCGGCATCCGGGCCGCCGTCATCATCGCCATCGATGAAGGCGCGGACGGGCGCCATATTCTGCTGGTCGACCAGTTTCGCGTCCCCCTCGGGCGGCGCTGCATCGAACTGCCCGCCGGGCTGGTGGGCGACGAGTCGGCTGGCGAAGAGCCCGGCCTCGCGGCCGCGCGCGAGCTGGAGGAAGAAACCGGCTATCGCGCAGGCCGCATGGAGGATCTGGGCGAATATTGGAGCTCGCCGGGCATGGTCTCGGAAAGCTTCACGCTCTTCCGCGCCTTCGACCTTGAGAAAGTGGGCGATGGCGGCGGCGTTCCCGGCGAGGACATCCGCGTCCACCGCGTCCCGCTCGCCGGCTTCGCCGACTGGATCACAGCTCGCCGCGAGGAAGGCTATGCAGTGGACGTAAAGCTGCTCACGCTGCTCGGCGGGGCGATGATCCGCTGA
- a CDS encoding TPM domain-containing protein, which produces MSEADHRIVTDAVAKAELKTDAEIVTIVARRSDAYHDVGLHWSLLFVLLVPLIAAAFPAAYERALIGLTGGWHHELPRHLLYLLMFGQMCLHFLVMRYLLAIPALRMLVTPGATKSRRVRRRALLLFRTSAEARTRRLTGMLLYLSLDEHRAEIVADEAIASRVSPEVWGEAMATMIDEVRAGRIAQGMALAIEKAGLILAEHCPKSADNPNELPDRLIEL; this is translated from the coding sequence ATGAGCGAGGCCGATCATCGCATCGTCACCGATGCTGTGGCGAAGGCTGAACTGAAGACAGACGCGGAGATCGTGACCATCGTCGCGCGCCGCTCGGATGCCTATCATGATGTCGGGCTGCACTGGTCCTTGCTGTTCGTGCTGCTGGTGCCGCTGATTGCTGCCGCCTTCCCCGCAGCCTATGAGCGTGCCTTGATCGGCCTGACCGGCGGCTGGCATCATGAGTTGCCGCGACACCTGCTCTACCTGCTGATGTTCGGGCAGATGTGCCTGCACTTCCTCGTGATGCGCTATCTGCTGGCGATACCGGCGCTGCGGATGCTGGTGACGCCTGGCGCGACCAAATCGCGCCGCGTGCGGCGGCGCGCTCTGCTGCTGTTCCGCACCTCGGCCGAGGCGCGGACCCGCCGCCTTACGGGCATGTTGCTCTACCTCTCGCTCGATGAGCATCGCGCGGAAATCGTCGCCGACGAAGCCATCGCCTCGCGCGTGTCGCCGGAAGTCTGGGGCGAAGCAATGGCCACGATGATCGACGAAGTGCGCGCCGGGCGCATCGCGCAAGGCATGGCGCTCGCCATCGAGAAAGCCGGCCTCATCCTTGCCGAGCACTGCCCCAAGAGCGCCGACAATCCCAATGAGTTGCCGGATCGGCTGATCGAGCTGTGA
- a CDS encoding TPM domain-containing protein, whose protein sequence is MRFMLVLVALLMLRPDAALAQSFPALTGRVVDGADILDPATEAALTQQSETLEKTTGRQLVVATVPDLNGYEISDYGYRLGRAWGIGEKDTNSGVLLLVAPNERRLTIQVGYGLEPILTDALSGRIIRDVITPRFRDGDFPGGISAGVAEIVRILELPPEEQRKLASAAAEQDKRQAGKGFGPAIFLAIFILFFVVLPIFGRLRGGRRYRGGIHPIIIWGAEAAIRSALNSRDNDGGGWGGGGGWGGGGGFSGGGGSFGGGGASGGW, encoded by the coding sequence ATGCGCTTTATGCTGGTGCTGGTCGCGCTGCTCATGCTGCGGCCGGATGCGGCGCTTGCCCAGAGCTTTCCCGCGCTGACGGGGCGGGTGGTGGACGGCGCCGACATTCTCGACCCCGCCACAGAGGCAGCCCTTACCCAGCAATCCGAAACGTTGGAAAAAACCACCGGGCGCCAGCTGGTCGTGGCGACCGTGCCGGACCTCAATGGCTATGAGATCAGCGATTATGGCTATCGGCTTGGTCGCGCCTGGGGCATCGGCGAGAAGGACACCAACAGCGGCGTGTTGTTGCTGGTCGCGCCGAACGAGCGCCGGCTGACCATTCAGGTCGGCTATGGTCTGGAGCCGATCCTGACCGATGCGCTATCCGGCCGCATCATCCGCGATGTCATCACGCCGCGCTTCCGCGATGGGGATTTTCCGGGTGGCATCAGCGCGGGCGTCGCCGAGATCGTGCGCATTCTCGAACTGCCGCCCGAAGAACAGCGCAAGCTCGCCTCGGCCGCGGCCGAGCAGGACAAGCGCCAGGCGGGCAAGGGCTTCGGGCCGGCGATCTTCCTCGCAATCTTCATATTGTTCTTCGTCGTGCTGCCCATTTTCGGGCGGTTGCGCGGCGGCCGGCGCTATCGCGGCGGCATCCACCCCATCATCATCTGGGGGGCGGAAGCGGCCATTCGCAGCGCGCTCAACAGTCGCGACAATGATGGCGGCGGCTGGGGTGGCGGCGGTGGCTGGGGCGGCGGTGGCGGATTTTCCGGCGGTGGTGGCAGCTTCGGCGGCGGCGGCGCGAGCGGAGGCTGGTGA
- a CDS encoding LemA family protein, translated as MATLSSPFKALRMFLLLALPLALAACGINSVPTAEENAKAKWADVQAAYQRRADLIPNLVAVARNSAQIERETLEGVISARASATQVQVTADQLSDPAKVQAFQAAQNNVSGALSRLLVTVERYPDLKSQERFADLMTQLEGTENRINISIRDYNLAVQDYNTRIRTFPEMIGAKLIHGAKPLTPFEAKAGADTTPDVGAMFNGN; from the coding sequence ATGGCCACGCTTTCATCGCCATTCAAAGCACTGCGCATGTTTCTGCTGCTTGCCTTGCCGCTGGCGCTGGCGGCCTGCGGCATCAATTCGGTGCCCACCGCCGAGGAAAATGCCAAGGCCAAATGGGCTGACGTGCAGGCGGCTTATCAGCGCCGGGCCGATCTTATTCCCAATCTCGTCGCCGTCGCGCGCAATTCCGCGCAGATCGAGCGAGAGACGCTGGAAGGCGTGATCAGTGCCCGCGCGTCCGCGACGCAGGTGCAGGTCACTGCAGATCAACTGAGCGACCCGGCCAAGGTCCAGGCGTTTCAGGCCGCGCAGAACAATGTGAGCGGCGCCCTCTCCCGCCTGCTTGTCACCGTCGAGCGCTATCCCGACCTCAAGAGTCAGGAGCGCTTCGCGGACCTGATGACCCAGCTTGAGGGCACGGAAAACCGCATCAACATCTCGATCCGCGACTATAATCTCGCGGTGCAGGATTATAACACGCGCATCCGCACCTTCCCGGAGATGATCGGCGCCAAGCTGATCCATGGCGCCAAGCCGCTGACGCCCTTCGAGGCCAAGGCCGGCGCTGACACCACGCCGGATGTCGGCGCGATGTTCAACGGCAATTGA
- the mscL gene encoding large conductance mechanosensitive channel protein MscL: MLTEFKAFIARGNVLDLAVGVIIGAAFGAIVSSVTDDLIMPIIGALLGGLDFSNYFVPLAAVPAGTEPTLEAMKAAAVPVFAYGSFITAVIKFFILAFVIFLIVRQANRFFVKKKAEEVAAPAGPSEVDLLKEIRDVLKAKP, from the coding sequence ATGCTGACCGAATTCAAAGCCTTCATCGCACGGGGCAATGTCCTCGATCTCGCCGTGGGCGTCATCATCGGCGCGGCCTTCGGCGCCATCGTCAGTTCGGTGACGGACGATCTCATCATGCCGATCATCGGCGCGTTGCTCGGCGGCCTGGATTTCTCCAACTACTTCGTTCCGCTGGCCGCCGTCCCTGCCGGGACCGAACCGACGCTGGAGGCCATGAAGGCTGCGGCGGTGCCGGTGTTCGCTTATGGTTCGTTCATCACGGCGGTGATCAAATTCTTCATTCTGGCGTTCGTCATTTTCCTGATCGTGCGGCAGGCCAACCGCTTCTTCGTTAAGAAAAAAGCAGAGGAAGTCGCAGCGCCCGCTGGCCCCTCCGAGGTCGATCTTCTCAAGGAAATCCGCGACGTTCTGAAGGCGAAGCCCTGA
- a CDS encoding tetratricopeptide repeat protein: MNFKILVAGGAALAALGCTCAIAQTGGATGSYAATAISAGNLDEAERLLQPASMTDAADPARLINIATVYARTQRKAEAREALMRVQSLPAEQLDLADGASYSSHAVARTLLARLDQH, translated from the coding sequence ATGAATTTCAAGATTTTGGTTGCAGGAGGCGCCGCGCTCGCGGCACTGGGCTGCACATGCGCGATCGCCCAGACCGGCGGCGCCACGGGCAGCTACGCCGCCACCGCCATTTCTGCCGGAAATCTCGATGAAGCCGAGCGTCTGTTGCAACCGGCCAGCATGACCGATGCTGCCGATCCCGCGCGGCTCATCAATATCGCGACGGTCTATGCGCGTACGCAGCGCAAGGCCGAGGCGCGCGAGGCGCTGATGCGCGTTCAGTCGCTGCCCGCCGAGCAGCTCGATCTGGCCGATGGCGCCAGCTATTCGAGCCACGCCGTCGCCCGCACCCTGCTGGCGCGCCTCGATCAGCACTGA
- a CDS encoding TonB-dependent receptor domain-containing protein: MVTPLRFAGLLLVTTALTASAAWAQDMDAAQTADGASEAAAGPADAAEVSIPGGGDIIVTGRRGANIERAAPAVVSLLSAEAIARTGEGDIAGALGRVTGLSVVGNGYVYVRGLGDRYSLALLNGSPLPSPEPLKRVVPLDLFPTSLVASSLVQKSYSANFPGEFGGGVINLTTRAIPDDSFLSISGGLSFNSETTGRLGYTYYGSRTDWSGFDNGARDTPPALAQFFASGAKISDVGVDQAAIIGQIANGRNAIVQRNFNMPPSGSVALSAGTSLDLGGSTLGVIASAGWSSKWRTRDILQQSAASLDLSQLGSDFHTVATDNRVVVNGLLGFGLEFGEQKLRWTNLYIRDTIKQARLSNGQIAASAGFDFLNQDTAWYERQLINTQLVGELRFGELKVDLRGSYANSQREAPYELGFTYVRTNAPTSIDPFGDQYINRLSGQVGTANFSFSDLNENLLSGGIDLSYPLLPTVRATVGYAYMKTIRTSERRDFRIQAPGSFPAGVGALRPDLLLDGDLAKYFGYQLFETTETDPAFRARMKVHGAYGQIQATLMDGLDLNAGVRYERGFEAVRPIQVFSVPSSSNASTGLKKDYWLPTATLTYAFGDMQVRANASKTIARPQFRELIFQSYYDPETNTSFQGNPLLVDSELFNAELRYEWYFARDQRISLAGFYKKIDRPIETYISPVGDNSFTTSFANAPKANLYGVEFETQKYWSLGDMAPDRRVVTILNYTYSRSKLKVKADDQVLIYGVPPQVATNVFRDGASLTGQSDHLLNMQIGLEDTSRLSQQTFLINYASQRVTRRGFSGQPDIVEQPGFTVDFVARQGIQLGRVESELKLEVRNITGTKYKEFQDNGVNRVYYNLYKPGTSVEASFSVNF, from the coding sequence ATGGTGACGCCGCTCCGTTTCGCGGGTCTGCTGCTCGTGACAACCGCATTGACCGCATCCGCCGCCTGGGCTCAGGACATGGATGCCGCGCAGACCGCCGACGGCGCGAGCGAAGCGGCGGCTGGACCCGCCGATGCTGCCGAGGTTTCCATTCCCGGCGGCGGCGACATCATCGTCACCGGACGTCGTGGCGCGAACATCGAGCGTGCGGCGCCTGCCGTCGTCTCCCTGCTCTCGGCCGAAGCGATTGCCCGCACCGGCGAGGGCGACATTGCTGGCGCTCTTGGGCGCGTGACCGGCCTCAGCGTGGTCGGCAACGGCTATGTCTATGTGCGCGGTCTGGGCGATCGCTATTCGCTGGCGCTGCTCAACGGCTCGCCACTGCCGAGCCCCGAGCCGCTCAAGCGTGTCGTCCCGCTCGATCTCTTCCCGACCAGCCTCGTCGCCTCGTCGCTGGTGCAGAAGAGCTATTCGGCCAATTTCCCCGGCGAGTTCGGTGGCGGCGTGATCAACCTCACGACCCGCGCGATCCCGGATGACTCCTTCCTCAGCATCTCGGGCGGGCTCAGCTTCAACAGCGAGACCACGGGTCGCCTGGGCTATACCTATTATGGCTCGCGCACCGACTGGTCGGGCTTTGACAATGGCGCGCGCGATACGCCGCCGGCGCTGGCCCAGTTCTTCGCCAGCGGCGCGAAGATCAGCGACGTGGGCGTCGATCAGGCGGCCATTATCGGCCAAATCGCAAATGGTCGGAACGCCATCGTCCAGCGCAACTTCAACATGCCGCCGAGCGGCAGCGTGGCATTGAGCGCCGGTACCAGCTTGGATCTTGGCGGGTCGACGCTCGGTGTCATTGCCAGCGCCGGCTGGAGCAGCAAGTGGCGCACGCGCGACATTCTCCAGCAGTCAGCCGCCAGCCTGGACCTGTCGCAGCTCGGAAGCGATTTCCACACGGTTGCGACCGACAATCGCGTGGTCGTCAACGGCCTGCTCGGCTTCGGTCTGGAATTTGGCGAGCAGAAGCTGCGCTGGACCAATCTCTACATTCGCGACACAATCAAGCAGGCGCGGCTCTCCAACGGCCAGATCGCGGCGTCCGCCGGGTTCGATTTCCTCAATCAGGATACCGCCTGGTATGAGCGGCAGCTCATCAACACCCAGTTGGTTGGCGAGCTGCGCTTTGGCGAGCTGAAGGTCGATCTGCGCGGCAGCTACGCCAATTCGCAGCGCGAGGCGCCCTATGAGCTCGGCTTTACCTATGTCCGCACCAACGCGCCGACCAGCATCGATCCGTTCGGCGATCAGTACATCAACCGCCTGAGCGGGCAGGTGGGTACGGCCAACTTCTCCTTCTCGGACCTGAACGAGAACCTGCTCTCGGGCGGGATCGACCTGTCCTACCCGCTGCTGCCGACTGTGCGGGCGACTGTGGGCTATGCCTATATGAAGACGATCCGCACCTCCGAGCGGCGCGACTTCCGCATCCAAGCGCCGGGCAGCTTCCCGGCTGGCGTGGGTGCGCTCCGCCCCGATCTGCTGCTGGACGGCGACCTAGCAAAATATTTCGGCTACCAGCTCTTCGAGACGACCGAGACCGATCCGGCCTTCCGCGCCCGCATGAAGGTGCATGGCGCCTATGGCCAGATCCAGGCGACGCTCATGGACGGCCTCGATCTTAACGCCGGCGTTCGCTACGAGCGTGGTTTTGAGGCGGTACGGCCGATCCAGGTGTTCAGCGTTCCGAGCAGTTCCAACGCGTCGACGGGTCTCAAGAAGGATTATTGGCTCCCGACCGCCACGCTCACTTACGCGTTCGGCGACATGCAAGTCCGCGCCAATGCCTCCAAGACCATCGCCCGCCCGCAGTTCCGCGAGTTGATCTTCCAATCCTATTACGATCCGGAGACCAACACGTCCTTCCAGGGCAATCCGCTGCTGGTCGATAGCGAATTGTTCAACGCCGAGTTGCGCTACGAATGGTATTTCGCGCGGGATCAGCGCATCTCGCTGGCGGGCTTCTACAAGAAGATCGACCGCCCGATCGAGACCTATATCTCGCCCGTCGGCGACAACAGCTTCACCACCAGCTTTGCCAACGCGCCCAAGGCCAATCTCTACGGCGTCGAGTTCGAGACGCAGAAATACTGGTCGCTGGGGGACATGGCGCCGGACCGGCGCGTGGTGACGATCCTCAACTACACCTATTCGCGCTCAAAGCTGAAGGTGAAGGCGGACGATCAGGTGTTGATCTACGGCGTGCCACCGCAGGTCGCGACCAACGTGTTCCGCGATGGCGCGTCGCTGACCGGCCAGTCCGATCACCTGCTCAACATGCAGATCGGGCTCGAGGACACGTCGCGCCTTTCGCAGCAGACCTTCCTCATCAACTATGCCAGCCAGCGCGTGACGCGGCGCGGCTTCTCCGGCCAGCCGGACATTGTCGAGCAGCCGGGCTTCACGGTCGATTTCGTGGCGCGGCAGGGCATCCAGCTCGGCCGGGTTGAAAGCGAGCTGAAGCTGGAGGTGCGCAACATCACAGGCACCAAGTACAAGGAATTTCAGGATAACGGCGTGAACCGGGTCTACTACAATCTCTACAAGCCCGGCACGAGCGTCGAGGCATCGTTCAGCGTCAATTTCTGA